CCAGCTCATCCCCCGGAAGAACCTCCTGCCCTTCCTCCGCGCGGCCCGGCAATGCCGCGGCGCCTTCCGCCGCTGCCTCGTGGTGGGGGACGGCCCGCTGCGGGAACAGGCCGCCCTGGAGGCGCAGGGCTGCGCGCAGATTTCCCTGCTGGGCACGCAGGGGAATGAAGAAACGCGCCGCCTGATGCGGCAGTGCGACCTGCTCGTCCTGCCCAGCCTGTTTGACGGGTGGGGAGCCGTGGTGAATGAGGCCCTCCAGGCCGGCATGAGGGTGCTGTGCTCCACGGCGTGCGGAGCCGCCAGCCTGCTTGACGGCCGCCAGCGCGGCGGCTCCTTTGACCCGGACCGTCCGGAAAGCCTGCGCCGCGCCCTGCGGGAATGGCTGGACAAGGGCCGCCTCTCCCCCGCGGAACGGAACGCCATCGCCGCGTGGGCGGAACAAACCATCAGCGGAGCCGCGGCGGCCCGCTATCTGGTCCATATCGTTCATTATACGGAAGGCCGGGAAGAAAACCGCCCCGCAGCTCCCTGGGCTCCACTCAAGGAAACGGCATCATGAAGATCCTGCACACCATCGCCTCCATGGCCTCCCAGTCCGGGGGAACCACGGCCTGCACCCGCGAACTGGTGCAGACCCTGAACGACCTCGGCTGCGCTACGGACATCCTCACTGTGGAGGACAAGGCCGGGAATCCCGCGGAAGAGGAAAGCTCCTTCATCCACGCCGTCCCCAACGACCTCCGCACCCCTCTGGGCATTTCCATGAATCTGCGCCGCCGGCTCGGGGCCTGGCGGGACTACGACCTTTACCACACCAACGGCCTGTGGCTGGACGTCAACCACGCCACCTGCGCGCAAGCCCGGAAAACGCGCAAGCCCTGCGTGGCCTCCCCCCACGGCATGCTTTACCCGCAGGCGCTGGCCATCAAGCCGTGGAGGAAAAAGCTCATGCTGGCGCTGGGCCACCGCCGGGACCTGGCGCAGGCGGACTGCCTTCACGCCACCTGCCGGGAGGAAGCGCGGCACCTGCGCGAACTGGGCTTTGCCAACCCCGTGGCGGTCATCCCCAATCCGGTGGCCGTGCCTTCATGGATTGACCAGATCCGGCGGAGAGAGGGAGAGCGTTTCCGCGCCGGGTTCCTGGGCCGTTTCCACCCCATTAAAAATCTGGAAAGCCTCATCCGGGCCTGGGGCAGCCTCAACCTCCGGGACGCGGAGCTCCTTCTCATCGGGGACGGCCCGGAGGACTACGCAGCGCAGTTGAAACGGCTGGCGGCGGAAGTGGGCGGCCCCGGCATCCGCTTTACGGGCTTCGCCGCGGGGAGGGAGAAATACGAACTGCTCGCCTCGCTCAACGTCCTCTGCGCTCCCAGCCATCAGGAAAACTTCGGCATGAGCATTGCGGAAGGGCTGCTGGCGGGAACGCCCGTCATCGCCAGTAAAGGAACGCCGTGGGAGGAGCTGGATACCCGCCGATGCGGCTGGTGGCGGGACAACAGCCCCGCCGCCCTGGCCGCCGCGCTGGAAGAAGCCTTCAACCTCACGCCGGAGGAAAGCCGCGCCATGGGGGACCGCGGGCGCAGCCTCATCATGGAAACCTACGCCTCGCCCCAGGTGGCCGCCAGCATGAAACGCCTGTACCGTTACCTGCTGGGGCAGGAACCCAAACCGGAATTCGTCGACCTTTCATGAACCTCCTCTTTCTGCTTGGGAAATTCCCCTCCATAGGCGGCGTGGAAACCGTCACCGCCATTCTGGCGAATGAATTCTCCGCACGGGGCCATGAGGTGCATGTGGTCTCCTTTGAACAAGTGACGGAGACGCCCTCCCCCGCGCTGGACAGCCGCGTCACCCTGCACCGGCTGGGCTATCCTGTCTCCAGCCAGGCCAATCTCGCCGCCCTCCGGGACCTCCTCTCCTCCCGCCGCATTGACATCGTCATCAACCAGTGGTGCCTGCCCTTCCACGTCACCCGGCTGTGCCGGAAGGCCATGCGGGGCCTCTCCTGCCGCCTGCTGGCCGTGCACCACAACGCCCCGGACTGCAACGCGCGGCTGGAAGGCCTCAGAATGCGCATGGCCCGGGCGGGGAATCCGGTAAACAGGGCCTTCCTGCGCCTCCTGCTGAAAGGCTGCGCCATGGCTACCGGGGCCAGCCTGCGCTACGTTTATGCCCATAGCGACCGTTACATCCTCCTTTCCGACAGCTTCCACCGGGCCTTCCGGAACATCACCGGACTGAAGAATACCGGGAAACTCCTGACGATTCCCAACCCCGTCACCGTGGAAAACCGGGAATTCCGCTATGATCCGGCCTTCAAGAAGAAGGAGCTTCTTTTTGTGGGGCGGCTGGAACCCAACCAGAAGAGAGTCTCCCGCGTGCTGGAAACGTGGGCCCTGCTGGAACCCCGCTTCCCGGACTGGACCCTCCGCCTGGTGGGGGACGGCCCGGAAAAGGAGGCCCTTCAGGCATTCTGCGCGGAGCGCCGCCTGGAACGTGTCTCCTTTGAGGGCTTCCGGAACCCGGCCCCGTATTACGAACAGGCCTCCCTGCTCCTTCTGGCCTCGGAATACGAGGGACTGCCGCTCGTCGTGGTGGAGGGCATGTCCTTCGGCGCCGTGCCTCTTCTCTATGGAAGCTTCTCTTCCGCGTATGACCTGGTGGACCACGGGCAGAACGGCTGCATCCTGCCGGCGTCCGGCGGGTTCCAGGCGCGGCAGATGGCTGACATGGCCGCCGGGCTGATGCAGTCCCCCGCCGCCCTGCACGCCATGGCGCGGGAAGCCGCCGCCAAAAGCCGGAAATTCACGCGGGAACACGTCGTCCGCCAGTGGGAGGAAGTCTTCCGCAATAATACGCCCACCCCCTAGCAGAACTTCATTCAGCCACCTCATGGAACAGACACGGAAAAACACGGACACAGCGTTCACCATCAGCGGCAGGCTCCTGGCTTCCTGCGCCGTGGCCTATATGGCTCTGCCCACCATCCTCTTCCTGCTGGGCTGGGTCAGGCCCCTGTTCTCCGTTCCGGCGGCCATGGCCGTGGCGGCGGCTTCCGTCCTGCTGTGCGTGAAGCTCCCGGTCCCCACGCTTCACTTCACCAGGCGGCAGCTGGCCGTTTACCTCTGCGCCCTTCTTCTTTCCCTCCTGTGGCTGCTGGCGGGAGGAATAACGGGGGTGGCCCTCCAGCACGCGGACTTCGTGGTCCGCAACCCCATTTACGAAACACTCATCCGGTGCGACTGGCCGCTGGCGGAAGCGGACGGCAGGCACTTCATCTACTACCTCGCCTTCTGGCTGCCTCCGGCCCTGATATGCAAATGCTTCTCCTGGTCGGACGTCTTCATCGTCAACTATGTCCTGACCGCCTGGATTGAACTGGGCCTGGCGCTGGCGCTCACGGTCCTCTGGGGCAAATTCCGCATGGCCACCCTGCTCTTCCTGGTCCTGCTCATCTTCCAGGGCCCGCTGGACGGCGTGGTCAGATGGAGCGTTCATTTATTCAACCCGCAGGGGCAGACGGCCCATGAACTTTACCTGACGGTGCTGGCCTTCTTCGGCGGCGTGGCCCCCACCATGCAGCTCCATTACACCTTTCACCACACCACGCTGCTGTGGCTGTTCCTCGCCATGGCGGTTGCCTGGGACATACCGCCCCGGCACCAGCTCTTCCTGGCCTCCCTGTGCCTGCTGGCCTCCCCCATCGGTTCGCTGGGCCTGCTGGTCTTCATTGCCGTCCGCGCGCTGGTCCGCCGCATTCCCGCCAGGCAGTACTTCTCCTCCTGGACGGTGCTGGCGGGCGGCGCGCTCGTCCTGCTGGCCGGAATCTACTTCACGAGCAGCAACGGGAACAACCGCATCCGCCTGACCTGGGAGGACTCCCCCTTTGACCTGCTCCGGCACGGCGGCTGGAAATTCTGGGGCGCGCTGGCCGGGTCCTGGCTGCTGACGGTCGGCGCTCCGGCGGTCCTCCTGTTCCGCCGGTTTAAAAAAGACGACCTCTTCTGGACCGCGCTGGCCGTTCTGACCCTCACCTACTTCATTTACATAGGTTCCGTGGGCGGCTACAATGAGTTCTGCTACAAGGCCTCAAGCGTCAGCTTCTTCTGCCTGGCCCTCCTTTTCACCCGCATCTTTGCGGAGCCGGTGGGCACCCGCCCGTGGCGCGCATGGTGCGTCTGCTATCTGGCGCTGGCGGCCCTGCCCAGCCTCTCCGTCTTCGCCAAGGCCGCGCCCACGCTCGCCTTCACGGAATCCGCGCGACTTGCCAACATGCAGCGTCTGTGGGAGGGCCACCTCCACCACCCGGAGCATCCCTGGAACGCCCCGCTATGGGGCAGCGGAGAGGGAGCCGCCTTCCGGGCCGCCTATTTCCAGAAAGCAGGGGAATCCGCGGACGGCCCCCTGCGCCCCTTCTCCACCGGAATGAGAACAGACGCGGAACCTTCCGCCGCTCCGGCCTCCCGGCCCTGAACGCCTTTCACCATTCAAACGACATCCTCCCGCCATGAACCTGTCCCGTTACCAGGAACACTACTCCCTCAGCCACCGCCTCAAACGGTACGGCTGGTACGTCATCAACCGGACCCTCTTCCGGATGATGGCCACCAACGCCATGAAGGTGCCCCGGAATCTGCTGCTGCGCCTGTTCGGGGCAAAAATACCGCTCGTCTCCCTCGTGTACCCCAGCAGCAGGATATGGGCGCCGTGGAACCTCTCCATGGGGGAATACGCCTGCATCGGCCCGGATACGGAAATCTACAACAAGGCCCCCATCTCCATCGGCAGCCACGCCGTCATCTCCCAGGGAACCTTCCTCTGCACGGCCTCTCATGACATTTCAGACCCCGGCCACGCCCTCGTCACCGCCCCCATCACCGTGGAAGACCGGGCCTGGGTGGCGGCGCAGGCCTTCGTGGGCATGGGGGTGACAATAGGCACGGGAGCCGTGGTAGGAGCCCGCAGCACCGTCTTCAGGGACGTGGCCCCCTGGACGGTAGTGGGAGGGAATCCGGCCAAGTTCATCAAACAACGCACGCTCCGCTGAACCATGCTCGACCTTTCCGTCATCATCCTTGCCAAGAATGAGGAACTTCACATCCGCCGCTGCCTGGAGAACATCCTTCCGGCGGCCAAAGAAGTTTTCGTCATCGACTGCTTTTCCACGGACAACACCGCCGCCATCTGCCGGGAATACCCCCGCGTGCAGGTCCTCCAGCACGAATGGCCCGGCCTCTACGCCCCGCAATTCAACTGGGCGCTGGACCACTGCCCCATCACCACCGCCTGGGTTCTGCGCCTGGACGCGGACGAGTGGTTCATGCCGGAAGCCCTGGAGGAGCTGAAGGAAAAATTGCCCGCCCTTCCCCCGGACGTCACCGGAGTCATCCACAAGCGCAGGCACATCTTCCTGGGCCGGTGGATGAAGCACGGCGTTTACCCGGTCAAGCTGCTGCGCCTGTTCCGGCACGGAGCGGCCAGATGCGAACAGCGCCATATGGACGAGCACATGGAGCTCAGCCGCGGGCGCGCCGTGGAATTCGAGCACGACTTCGTGGACGAGAACCTGAACGGACTGGGCTGGTGGGCGCACAAGCACGTGGACTACTCCGCCCGGGAGCTGGCTGACCTGGAAGACATTCTTTCCTCCGCTGCGGCGGACTCCGGCATCAACGGGCAGGCGGAAAGGAAGCGCGCCATGAAGGAACGCTACGCCCGGCAGCCTCTCTTCTGGCGCTCCTTCGCCTACTTCTGCTACCGCTACTTCCTCAAGCTGGGTTTTCTGGACGGACGGGAAGGATTTTTGTGGCATTTCATGCAGGGCTGGTGGTACAGAACCCTCGTGGACGCCCGGCAATTTGAGAAACAGAAAAAAGGCTCCGGCAAGACGGCGCGCTGACCCCCATTTCTTCCCGCTTTTCCATGAATCCCTTCTTTTCCATCATCATTCCCGTTTACCGTTCCGGCCCCTTTCTCCGGGATTGCCTGGATTCCGTCAGGAACCAGGCCATGACGGACTGGGAATGCATCTGCATCAATGACGGCTCTCCGGACGGGAGCGGCGCCATTCTGGACGAATACGCCCGGAAGGACGCGCGCTTCACTGCCATCCACCAGGAAAACCGCGGCGTGAGCGCCGCCCGCAACGCGGGCCTTTCCCGGGCGCGGGGAACCTGGACCGCCTTCGTGGACGGGGACGACTCCGTGGAGCCGGACATGCTGGCCTGCCTTCATGACGCCGCCCTCCGCACGCCGGAAGCCGCGCTCCACTGCTACGGAATCAGCAAGGACTTCCACACGGGCTGCCGCCTTACCCGCACGGAAACCGCGCTGCCCAGCCGGGACCAGTACATTCCCGCGGAAGAAACGGGCGCCTTCCTGCGCTACCTGCTGACCAGCTTGGACATGGAATCCTCCTGCAACAAACTGTTCCGCACGGAGCTTCTGGAAAAAAACGGCATCCGCTTCAACGCCTCCGCGGTGGTGTTTGAGGACTTCCAGTTCGTCCTGGACTACCTCTCCGCCTGCGCTCCGGGCATCAGCCTGGTGAAAAGGGCCTTCTACCACTACCGGGTGCGGGAGGAGGAAAACGGCGCGGCCAAGCGCAGCCGCTTCAACCTCGTGCAGGACATAGACATGCTGGCAGCCAAATTCCTGGCGTGGACGGACACGCTGGCCCTCCCGCAGGAAGACGTTCCCGTGGTCAAAGGCTACATCCTGCAAAAAATCAACGTGATCTTCCACGCCCTCCAGCAGCAGCCCTACGCCGCCCGCAAGGCGGTGTTCCGGGACTTCCTCTCCAGCGGACTGGCCGCGCGCGGAGCTGACCTGCGCCTGTGCGGCCCCTACTTCCACCTGGTCTGCCGCCTGCTGGCCGCACGCAGGTACCGCATGGCCCATCTCCTGCTGAAAACAAGGCATCTTTAACGCCTCATGCGCCACTCAACCGTTTTTTTCCGCCGCCCATTTTCCAGCCATGCAAGCAGCCATTGACAGCGCCATTCCCCCGCCCGCAGCCGCGCTCGGCAGGGGCCGGATTCCGCAAGTGGACTACCTCAAGGGAATTCTCATCACCCTGATGGTCCTTTTCCACCTGTCCTGGTTCTCCACGCACTACCTGGACGTCACGCGGTACGTGTACGTCTTCCACATGTCCGGCTTCATCATCCTTTCCGGCTTCTTCGCCAATACCGGCAAGACTCCGGGCCAGTTCCTGAAAACGTGGCTGGGCATTCTGGCGCCGTACCTGGTCTTTGAATCGCTGTACTACCTGGCCCTGTCCCATCTGCCCGCCTCCGTTCCCGCCAGCAACCGGCTGGACCCGGCGTTCCCCGCCTTCTGGAAGGCGCTGCTGCTGGCCCCCGCCGGAACGTACTGGTACCTCTACCTGCTGGCCGTATGCCTGCCCGTTTACTATGCCGTCTCCCGCATTCCGCGCCTGTCCCCTCCGGCCCGGCTGGCCGTATGCGCCGCCCTCCTGGCCGCCGTCTCCTGGTTCAATCCGGCGTTCCAAATGATTCACGCCGCTTACTTTCTCCTGGGGGCTTTCTTCCGGATGACCGGGCTCCCCATCCTGAAATGCTTCTTCCCCACCCTGTGGGCGGCTGTCCCCGCCGCCGCGCTCTGCCTCCTTTTCCCCCTCCCCTCCCGGGACAGCATGCTGGGGCTCTGCCTCTGCATGCTCACGCTCAGCTTTCTGGTAAAAACCTGCGATTCCGCAGGCAGGGCCATCCGGGAACTGTTCGCCTACCTGGGCAGGAATTCCCTGTCCATCGTCATCTTTTCCCCCGCCTTCACGCTCCTGTGCAAGCCGCTGGTCCCGGTGCTGGCCTTTGATTCCAGCAGAATCTGCTTTGCCGCCC
The genomic region above belongs to Akkermansia massiliensis and contains:
- a CDS encoding glycosyltransferase; the protein is MKILHTIASMASQSGGTTACTRELVQTLNDLGCATDILTVEDKAGNPAEEESSFIHAVPNDLRTPLGISMNLRRRLGAWRDYDLYHTNGLWLDVNHATCAQARKTRKPCVASPHGMLYPQALAIKPWRKKLMLALGHRRDLAQADCLHATCREEARHLRELGFANPVAVIPNPVAVPSWIDQIRRREGERFRAGFLGRFHPIKNLESLIRAWGSLNLRDAELLLIGDGPEDYAAQLKRLAAEVGGPGIRFTGFAAGREKYELLASLNVLCAPSHQENFGMSIAEGLLAGTPVIASKGTPWEELDTRRCGWWRDNSPAALAAALEEAFNLTPEESRAMGDRGRSLIMETYASPQVAASMKRLYRYLLGQEPKPEFVDLS
- a CDS encoding glycosyltransferase, with amino-acid sequence MNLLFLLGKFPSIGGVETVTAILANEFSARGHEVHVVSFEQVTETPSPALDSRVTLHRLGYPVSSQANLAALRDLLSSRRIDIVINQWCLPFHVTRLCRKAMRGLSCRLLAVHHNAPDCNARLEGLRMRMARAGNPVNRAFLRLLLKGCAMATGASLRYVYAHSDRYILLSDSFHRAFRNITGLKNTGKLLTIPNPVTVENREFRYDPAFKKKELLFVGRLEPNQKRVSRVLETWALLEPRFPDWTLRLVGDGPEKEALQAFCAERRLERVSFEGFRNPAPYYEQASLLLLASEYEGLPLVVVEGMSFGAVPLLYGSFSSAYDLVDHGQNGCILPASGGFQARQMADMAAGLMQSPAALHAMAREAAAKSRKFTREHVVRQWEEVFRNNTPTP
- a CDS encoding putative colanic acid biosynthesis acetyltransferase; amino-acid sequence: MNLSRYQEHYSLSHRLKRYGWYVINRTLFRMMATNAMKVPRNLLLRLFGAKIPLVSLVYPSSRIWAPWNLSMGEYACIGPDTEIYNKAPISIGSHAVISQGTFLCTASHDISDPGHALVTAPITVEDRAWVAAQAFVGMGVTIGTGAVVGARSTVFRDVAPWTVVGGNPAKFIKQRTLR
- a CDS encoding glycosyltransferase family 2 protein, with translation MLDLSVIILAKNEELHIRRCLENILPAAKEVFVIDCFSTDNTAAICREYPRVQVLQHEWPGLYAPQFNWALDHCPITTAWVLRLDADEWFMPEALEELKEKLPALPPDVTGVIHKRRHIFLGRWMKHGVYPVKLLRLFRHGAARCEQRHMDEHMELSRGRAVEFEHDFVDENLNGLGWWAHKHVDYSARELADLEDILSSAAADSGINGQAERKRAMKERYARQPLFWRSFAYFCYRYFLKLGFLDGREGFLWHFMQGWWYRTLVDARQFEKQKKGSGKTAR
- a CDS encoding glycosyltransferase family 2 protein, yielding MNPFFSIIIPVYRSGPFLRDCLDSVRNQAMTDWECICINDGSPDGSGAILDEYARKDARFTAIHQENRGVSAARNAGLSRARGTWTAFVDGDDSVEPDMLACLHDAALRTPEAALHCYGISKDFHTGCRLTRTETALPSRDQYIPAEETGAFLRYLLTSLDMESSCNKLFRTELLEKNGIRFNASAVVFEDFQFVLDYLSACAPGISLVKRAFYHYRVREEENGAAKRSRFNLVQDIDMLAAKFLAWTDTLALPQEDVPVVKGYILQKINVIFHALQQQPYAARKAVFRDFLSSGLAARGADLRLCGPYFHLVCRLLAARRYRMAHLLLKTRHL
- a CDS encoding acyltransferase family protein, producing the protein MQAAIDSAIPPPAAALGRGRIPQVDYLKGILITLMVLFHLSWFSTHYLDVTRYVYVFHMSGFIILSGFFANTGKTPGQFLKTWLGILAPYLVFESLYYLALSHLPASVPASNRLDPAFPAFWKALLLAPAGTYWYLYLLAVCLPVYYAVSRIPRLSPPARLAVCAALLAAVSWFNPAFQMIHAAYFLLGAFFRMTGLPILKCFFPTLWAAVPAAALCLLFPLPSRDSMLGLCLCMLTLSFLVKTCDSAGRAIRELFAYLGRNSLSIVIFSPAFTLLCKPLVPVLAFDSSRICFAALSVALVLAACLGVTRLCDALGWSRFLFLKKKMYSPLALSVEPAAPLTFPS